In Fragaria vesca subsp. vesca linkage group LG5, FraVesHawaii_1.0, whole genome shotgun sequence, the genomic stretch AAGAGAAAAACAAAAAGGAGGACAGTGTTGAAAAACAGTCCACAAAATTCACCATAACCAAGTTCAAGTAACAATCACAAGACCCAAATTTCATATATCAAGTCTAGTTTAACACGTATGACACAAACACAAACATTCATCATAACCAAAACCATCTTTCATATATCAATTCTACTACATATCAAGTCTAGTTTAACACCTATAACACAATCACAAACATTCATCATCTCCAAGTTCAATTAACAATCACAAGGGCCAAATTTCATATATCAAGTCTAGTTTAACACCTATAACACAAACAAGTAATATACACCATGTAAATTGACAGAATATATATAAAAACGACTCATTCACTTTAAGTGCAGCAGGATTCTTACCGTAACCCCGTCTATCAACTTCTTCTTCTCAGAGTCATCGAGGCATTCCCAGTTTCCGGCCGACAACTTGACTTTGGATCGAATTATGCAACCAATGCTATTGTCCAGGAGGCTGTTCACTGCTGATGAAGACGGTCCTCTGATGAAGTCGTCATACATAATTTCGATCATGTTGGTGCACTTCACAATACGCTTGACTTTGTCCAGGTTGCTGAACCCTCGTCGGCGTTTTGGGGGAGGTCTAGTGGACTTCTGAGTACCCCGTCGAACACTACAACCATCCGACACTAGTGGAGCTTCTGGGGCCACATCGTCGAGCTCGTCCTCACCCAGTGGAGGAGCTGTAGAGGCAATCGAGGCTGGTGGTGGAGGTGGAGTCGTTTCACCATCTCCCGGTGACTGGTCAAGCTGTTCTCCCGTCGGCCCCGTTGTATTCTCTATTGGACGGGTCGTATTCTCCGTCGTGCCGGAACCAAATTGGACTGCACAAGCCGATCGTAATCTCTCCGACACAATCTCCCTGGCCTTTTTCTTCGTCAATGGTGGCATGCTTGGGATTGAAACTCGGTTTGGATGGTATTGGAATTGGGAGAGCGAAGTCGAATTGGGATTGAACCCGAAATTGGGATTGGATGGGAGGACCAATTTGGGAGAGAAGCCGGGGAGGCGAATTGGGATTAGGGTTTACGGTTTCGAAACTGGGGAGGGATTAGGGATTAGGGTTTCGAGTGATTCTGGGGAGGAGAACTGGGAATGAGGTCGAAGCAGAGTGAAGACGTTGGCCGAAGTTAATCGATGCGAAATAGAGTTCGAACTAGGTTTGGGTATTTAGTTATAGATCATGCGACGAATTTAGTTATTTCGTGGCCCAATAGGTATTCGAATTTGGGCCCAAATATTTGGCGCAAAACTCGTACGCGCTATAATTTTAGGCCCCGTTGCGACGAATAACTATTTTTCGTCGCTTAGGACATATCTTTAGCGACGAATTTAGGATTTTTCGTCGCAACAAAATAAATTTAAGTATATTTTCATTAAATACATTTATTTAATAATTAATCTTTGAACACTACGAATATAGTAGTTTCACAGTACAATGTTATATGTTCACATGCACATCGAATTAGGTCTAATAATAAATTTAATACTCAATCGCTATCCTCGTAATCCGGATCTTCTAGATCATCCTCGGGAATTTCATCTGAATCTTCATCTTCATCGTTAATGAAATCGTCAGTAAGTGGGATGTACGGCAGTGAACCAAAATCGAACTCTAAACCTGAAATTGGAATGTACTCGCCTTGTGGGATGTGAATGTCGTTGTTGATGCGAATAGTGCTTGTGTCGGGGATGTCAGAAGTTAAAGGCTCTTGATATGGTTCAAGAGCCACATTCTCAATATTTTGTTCTACCCGGCCCCCTTCAAGTGTGGTTGCGTTAAAGATATTTCTATGTTCCATCACGTTAACTACTTTCCAACCCCCACCAGCTTTCGGATCATCAAGATAAAACACTTGTTTTGCTTGAATGGCAAGCACAAACGAGGCATGCTCATACCAGCTTGTGGATGTATTCACTGATAATAGCCCGTGATCTATCTTCGTACTCCTCGGAAAATCTGGGTCAGTATTGAACCATCTACACTTAAACAACACAACTGGCATACCTGCTGGATATAGTAGTTCGATGACGGCAACAACAATTCCGTAGTATGCAACATTATCCTTACCCACTACCATGATGCCACTGTTCTGTGTCTTCCGACGTTGATTTCGTCGTTCTGTCAGGAACTTAACATCGTTGACTACACAAGCCGCAAAAATATTATGTCCTTGTGGCATACACGCCAAATGATACAAGTGCGGAGAGTAATCTTTGTCTTGACGTTCTTGCATCCTCGTCACCTACAAACAAATAAAAATATATAAGTTAAAAGTTATGATCGAAAATGGCATAATTTTCCCCAAATATTGAAATGGGGAGATTAAACGTACCCATTTTAGGAAATATACAGGAAACGTTTTCTTATGCCTCTCTTCATGCCTGTTTTAGATACTTAAGTTGAATAAGTCCCAAATGAGCATCTCTATATTCCTTGACTTCGTCACAGTGTTGCAGTACCCACCAATGAGCCTCACATAATTAATCTTCTCTTAAAATTTCTGAATTAGGTAAGTTACCAAACATTCTTATATCTTTAGAGACAATTGAGAGGTTAAATGTAGGTGTTCTTGCCGGGTCGAGGCCCTCTGTGGCGTCTGTATTATGGAGATATGACTTGCAATACGTTACACACTCATATGCAATGTATGCGTTAGCTATTGATCCTTCTGGCTTTGCTCTATTTTTAACAAAACTTTTATACCCACCAAGTTGTCTAAAAATAAAATAGTTAGTACAAATGAAAATATAGGGAAAATATGTAAATAATAGTAATGTATGATGAAGGATTTAGGGTTATAATCATACATTTCTATGGGAAACATCCAAGTAAAGTGTACTGGACCAGTAAGAAGCACTTGTTCGGGAAGATGAATGATGAGGTGAACCATGATCGAAAAGAAAGTCAAGGGGAAGATCCTCTCCAATTTACATAGGATGTAGACAATGTCTGATTTCATTTCAACAACATCTGACTTCTTCAGCTCTCTACTGCATAATCTCTGCCAAAACCTGGACAAGGCTACTAACGGCTGCACCACATCACGATGTAGATATGGTCTGATTACCACGGGAAGAAGACGTTGCAATAAAACATGACAGTCATGACTCTTCAATCCATGTATCTTCTGTTCCGCCATCTTAACACATCGAGCTATATTTCCTGCATATCCTTGAGGATGAGGATACTTAACATCATTGAACCAACTGAAAACTTTAGGCTTGAAAGCAAGCTTCACCGAGTAAGGTGCAATCGGCATAAACATTTGTCTTGACGCCGTCCTTTTTACCCATAAGTGACGCCGTAAGCCCATCTTTTGCAAATCATCTCGCGCTTTGATATTGTCTTTTGTCTTGTCTTTAATGTCGGGAATTGTTCCCACCACGTTGTCACAAACATTCTTTTCTATGTGCATGACATCTAGGTTGTATCTAATTCTCAAAGTGGACCAGTAAGGTAATTCAAAGAAAATTCTCTTATGATGCCAATTGTCAAGTGCAACAGGACGCACAAGATTTTGGGCCAAGACATCTTTATCACTACTCAAATATCTAAAATCAAAAGAGTTCAACTTGTATAAAATTTCATCCCCAGACTGAATAGAGGGTGGTTCACGATGCTCTTCCTTGCCATCGAATGCATCTACATCAAGCCGCCATTCATGATTCATTGGAAGCCATCTACGGTGACCCAAGTAAACAATCATGTCTGCGTGACGACTAGCATCAACGTTCTCTAAGCAGATGGGACAAGCCTTGTACCCTTGAGTGGTATGAGAAGATAACATACTGTAGCCAGGACAGTCGCTAATTGTCCACATCACGACTGCTCTCATCCTAAATGAAGTTTTACTATGTCTGTCAAAAGTGGGGATTCCATTTTCCCATAATTCTTTTAGCTCATCAATCAACGGTCTCAAATACACATCTAGACACTTTCCTAGAGAATTGGGACCTGGAATTAACAATACCAAAAAATTATATTCCTTCTTCATACACATCCATGGTGGTAAGTTGTACAGCATTAAAATAAAAGGCCAAATGCTATGAGACAGAGTCATATTGCCGCTAGGATTGAACCCGTATGTTGCTAGTCCGAGCCTTACATTTCGAACGACCCATTTTAGTCTGTTGTCAAACCAAAATCATTCTCGAACGGGATTTCTAAGGTTAAACGTGAATGAAAGAATTTAACCATTTTTACATTCATCGCGCTAAAAAAACACAACATCATATATATATATATATATATATATTTAATGCATATGTAAGAGCAATGGCTCTGTTTACATGAGTATTTTACTGGGGAGAGAATGGGGAGAGAGGAGAGGAGAAGAAGAGGAAAAATTGAAGCCCCTTCAAATGAAGCCGGAGGCCTCTATAAATAGAGATTACAAAAGTAATGAATAGTAAAAAGTGACTGTTGGTGAATAGTAACTTGTCTGCCACTGAGTAACTGTTGGTCATGTGAATTACTGTTGATGAATAGTGGATTGTCTGTCACTTGAATAACTGCTGATTTCGGTGGAAAAGCTGACTGAGATGGTCTTGACTGGAATTAATCAAACTCGGCATAAGGGTCTTGACTATCTTCATAATCTGCCCATCTTTTTNNNNNNNNNNNNNNNNNNNNATAATCTGAAAAGGTCATGACTGTAGTAAATTTGGTGACTGCATTCTGGAGTTGTGAAGGGAGAAGATCATAAGAGCAACCATGGTCATCCCACCAACCGCAAAACCACATCGGGAACTGGCGATTGAATCTTCTGTCGAAATTGAGGAACCATGAATGACTGAAATCCTCGGTTTGATGGAGGAATATTTTATCCCATGCTTCCATGTAGTCAAAATAGGTGAATGAGATTGTGTCTAATGTGTGGGGAGTAGAGGGGGGATCATTCCATTGGGCTAGTGACAGGATTCGGATTATATAAAGGGAATGATATAATATCTTGGGTTGGTCTTTTGGATCAAGGATTGGTTTAATGAAAATTGACTGGGTTTTATACAGGATATCTTTATAAAATGCCAATGGGGGTTTTCCTGGAGGATAATGAGAGGTTGGACCAAAATAACTTTTTACTAAAGAAACAGGGTTTTTTAGGTGACTCATGGTGGGTTCAATGTAAAATAGGCCATGTTCGACCCTGATAATGTAAGGGGAGGATTTTTTTATAAGTAACTGGACGGTTAGATGAGGAACTTGATTTGTAAGGGTCGAACTGGTTGACTAAAGCTGATTGGTAACTGGGCATATTTGGACTGAGAGTGCTACCAAGAGCACTATAATGGTTGACTAAAGAAACAGGAGAATGACCTGTAAAAGGAACTATGTTTGATTTTGACTCAGGTGATTCTGGCTTGACTGGAGAGGAAGCCGTAGCTTTTGATTTTCCGGGATTTCTCCCTTTGGATGAGCTAGACATTATGTTGTGGCGCCCTGTAGAAATTCACGAGTTAGGAAATCTGGGATATGATTGTCACTGCCTTTAATGAATGCAATTTCAAAATCAAAAATACTTAAAATTGCTTGCCAACAGGCAAAGATCTGTTTACTAGCAATGTTTTGAACATCTTTTTCTAAAACATCTTTAGCACTTTTACAATCGACGCGGACTAAAAATTTTTGATTTAATAAATCATCTTGAAATTTACTGATACATAAAACAATTGATAAAATTTCTTTTTTAATAGTACTGTAATTTGCTTGGGCTGGATTCCAAATCCCAAAATGAAAACGAACAATTTGCTCAGGATGATTAGGAGAAAGTTGTTGTTTGAGAATACCTCCATAACCTATTTCAGAGGCATCAGTTTCTACTATTTTATAGGAATCGGGAAGAGGGATTCCTAAGCATGGTAAGGTTTTGACATGACTCTTAATTTCTTTGACTAAGGATGTATGGACGGAAGTCCAAGGGGAAGGATTTTTTTGTAATCTATCGAAGAGAGGTTTACAATGTTTCCTAAGGTTTTTGTAAAAATCTGCTACATAATTTAAAGATCCTAGGAATCTTTGTAATTGATTTTTATCTAAAATGACGTATGAAAATTTGTCAGCGAATTGTATTGCTCTGTCAATAGGTTTAATTTGGAGTTGGTGAATGTTAAATCCAAGAAAACGAATGTTGGTTTGGAATAATTTGATTTTTGAGGCAGAAATAACTAGACCATTATTCTTTATTATGGAAAAGAATTGGTGAAGATGTTTCCAGTGTTGATCAATTGATTGAGAAAAGATTAGAACATCATCAATGTAGACAATGGAGAAGTGACTGTAAGGATTGAATATATCGTTCATTATGTTTTGGAATTCGCTAGGTGCATTTTTTAATCCGAATGGCATAACATTCCATTCATAATGACCAAAAGGCGTGACAAATGCAGTTTTGTATTTGTCGGCTTCACTAATTTGAATTTGCCAAAATCCTGATTTCATATCAAATTTACTAAAGATAACGGATTTATTTAATCTGTTAATGAGATCTCGTTTATTGGAAATGGGATACCTGATCCATTCTAAAATTGTGTTAAGAGGTTTGTAATTTATAACCAGACGGGGGGTCCCTCTTTCGAGTTCAGCATTTTTCTGAACATAGAACGCTGGGCAAGACCAAGGGGATTTACTAGGGCGAATAATATCTTTGTTGAGTAAATCATTAATTTCGTTTTTACAAAAATCCATGATTTCGTGACTCATTTGAATTGGACGAGCTTTAGTGGGGATGTTTTTCTCATTGAATTCTTTGATGTAGGGTAGTGAGACAATATGTTTTTTCCTGTGCCAAAAGGCAGTAGGAATATCAGAACATATTTCTTTGATTTATTTTTTNNNNNNNNNNNNNNNNNNNNNNNNNNNNNNNNNNNNNNNNNNNNNNNNNNNNNNNNNNNNNNNNNNNNNNNNNNNNNNNNNNNNNNNNNNNNNNNNNNNNNNNNNNNNNNNNNNNNNNNNNNNNNNNNNNNNNNNNNNNNNNNNNNNNNNNNNNNNNNNNNNNNNNNNNNNNNNNNNNNNNNNNNNNNNNNNNNNNNNNNNNNNNNNNNNNNNNNNNNNNNNNNNNNNNNNNNNNNNNNNNNNNNNNNNNNNNNNNNNNNNNNNNNNNNNNNNNNNNNNNNNNNNNNNNNNNNNNNNNNNNNNNNNNNNNNNNNNNNNNNNNNNNNNNNNNNNNNNNNNNNNNNNNNNNNNNNNNNNNNNNNNNNNNNNNNNNNNNNNNNNNNNNNNNNNNNNNNNNNNNNNNNNNNNNNNNNNNNNNNNNNNNNNNNNNNNNNNNNNNNNNNNNNNNNNNNNNNNNNNNNNNNNNNNNNNNNNNNNNNNNNNNNNNNNNNNNNNNNNNNNNNNNNNNNNNNNNNNNNNNNNNNNNNNNNNNNNNNNNNNNNNNNNNNNNNNNNNNNNNNNNNNNNNNNNNNNNNNNNNNNNNNNNNNNNNNNNNNNNNNNNNNNNNNNNNNNNNNNNNNNNNNNNNNNNNNNNNNNNNNNNNNNNNNNNNNNNNNNNNNNNNNNNNNNNNNNNNNNNNNNNNNNNNNNNNNNNNNNNNNNNNNNNNNNNNNNNNNNNNNNNNNNNNNNNNNNNNNNNNNNNNNNNNNNNNNNNNNNNNNNNNNNNNNNNNNNNNNNNNNNNNNNNNNNNNNNNNNNNNNNNNNNNNNNNNNNNNNNNNNNNNNNNNNNNNNNNNNNNNNNNNNNNNNNNNNNNNNNNNNNNNNNNNNNNNNNNNNNNNNNNNNNNNNNNNNNNNNNNNNNNNNNNNNNNNNNNNNNNNNNNNNNNNNNNNNNNNNNNNNNNNNNNNNNNNNNNNNNNNNNNNNNNNNNNNNNNNNNNNNNNNNNNNNNNNNNNNNNNNNNNNNNNNNNNNNNNNNNNNNNNNNNNNNNNNNNNNNNNNNNNNNNNNNNNNNNNNNNNNNNNNNNNNNNNNNNNNNNNNNNNNNNNNNNNNNNNNNNNNNNNNNNNNNNNNNNNNNNNNNNNNNNNNNNNNNNNNNNNNNNNNNNNNNNNNNNNNNNNNNNNNNNNNNNNNNNNNNNNNNNNNNNNNNNNNNNNNNNNNNNNNNNNNNNNNNNNNNNNNNNNNNNNNNNNNNNNNNNNNNNNNNNNNNNNNNNNNNNNNNNNNNNNNNNNNNNNNNNNNNNNNNNNNNNNNNNNNNNNNNNNNNNNNNNNNNNNNNNNNNNNNNNNNNNNNNNNNNNNNNNNNNNNNNNNNNNNNNNNNNNNNNNNNNNNNNNNNNNNNNNNNNNNNNNNNNNNNNNNNNNNNNNNNNNNNNNNNNNNNNNNNNNNNNNNNNNNNNNNNNNNNNNNNNNNNNNNNNNNNNNNNNNNNNNNNNNNNNNNNNNNNNNNNNNNNNNNNNNNNNNNNNNNNNNNNNNNNNNNNNNNNNNNNNNNNNNNNNNNNNNNNNNNNNNNNNNNNNNNNNNNNNNNNNNNNNNNNNNNNNNNNNNNNNNNNNNNNNNNNNNNNNNNNNNNNNNNNNNNNNNNNNNNNNNNNNNNNNNNNNNNNNNNNNNNNNNNNNNNNNNNNNNNNNNNNNNNNNNNNNNNNNNNNNNNNNNNNNNNNNNNNNNNNNNNNNNNNNNNNNNNNNNNNNNNNNNNNNNNNNNNNNNNNNNNNNNNNNNNNNNNNNNNNNNNNNNNNNNNNNNNNTTTTTTTTTTTTTTTGTAATAGGAGGAAACATATCCATCTAAACAAGGAGGAGATTTAGCTATCATCAACAACAACATCATCATCAAAGATGGGTAACCCAAAATTATCATCAACAAACAACGTACATCGATATCATCCTCAAAACTATCAATGTTGAAAAGAAGAGAATGAGATTATACCAAGTTATAGCTAGCTAGCTAGCTAATTAATGATCTTGATTGATATAAGGTAGACAAAGCTTTCCGTCGCCAGATTTGATGATTTCTATCGCCAGATTCAGCTCTACCAAATTTTCTTCTGTCTTAGATCTGGGCAGGGAGGAAGGAGATATAAAGTCGAAAACACTTATGCGACGAAACTTTCGTCGTATTAGTTTTAAATTTCGTCTCATAAGACATGACTTATGCGACGAATCTAATGTATTCGTCGCAATAGATGAAACTTAAGAGACGAAAACTATTTCGTCTCTTAAGTTCTTCCTTCATCTCTTAAGTTAAATATTCGTTGCTTAGGGAATACTTTATGTGACGGTTTAGTGCTTCGTCGCTTAAGTATTGCGACGAAATTTATAAATTCGTCACCTAAGACAAGACTTAAGAGACGAAGATTTTTTTGTCTCTTAAGTTAAAATTTCGTCGCTTAGGTAGTAGCTTAAGAGACGGCTCAATTTTTCGTCGCTTAAGTATTTACTGAAGCGACGAAGTGTTTTTCGTCGCTTAAGTATTTACCTAAGAGACGAACAAAATTTTCTTCGTCGCATATGTCCTTTGTTCTAGTAGTGATAGGGCCCACCCTAACCCTTGTGGCCGAGGATAACAAAGAGATCTCACAACAGAAATAAAACTTATATTCCAGACATATATTCGTCAATAAGTATCTAATTTCAGAAATTAATCACAATTAAACCACTGTAGAAATTCCCCAAAATTTCCAGATCAATAGTACACATAAAGAAGATCAAACATGCAAAGTTTCAAAACAAAAGGAGTTCTAAATCATGATCAAATTCGGACTCCAACAGCTGCACAACATAACAATAATTCAAAATGTGAAAAGAATTTAATTTACTAAAATCAAACTCAAAATTTACTTAAGGTTCTCTAATAAAAAGAAATTAAAGATTTAGGACTCTACAGGGGTTCCTACATGTTCCTACCTAACGGTCAGCCACTAGGATACTTGCAATTTGTCTAACTTGTTATTGCATAATTAGTTTGTTTTTTAGGCTTTTAGCCCCTCCATATAACCAAAATTATCTTATTTACCCCTCCGGATTTTTAACCTTTTTTTTTTTGAATCAAATAGATAATTTCATTACTTATCCATGACCAAAACGCACATAGATCAAATTGCCTGCTCATCACAACCATTAATCTAGTTGGTAACAAGAAATAACAAAATGACAGTGAGCCCTCATTGTAAAATGCGCTTGTTTTATACCTAATACAAGAGATTTCCAACTACTCATATCTAACTCCCATGTTGCAATAATACTAGTTATCTGCGAGACTCAATTCGTATATAACTAAGTAAAATCGAGAATTAAAAAGCAATAGTCTCCCATCACTTGCCTCGAGAAGGATCAAAGAAATCAAGATCTCCTCGTCCTTATTAGGGTACCCCTACCAGTAGGAATAGACGTAGCTAGATTGGGTGGAAACTCCTAGAATCCCGAAAAGGCTAGAAAGAGTTACAACCCAACAAGCGACCCTAGGGCAGACACCCGATCCAATCCACCTTCCACCAGCAAGGAATGAAACTCGCCGTTGTTGCTCTCCCACGTCAAAAAAACTGCCGCCAAACACTACGTTGATGCCCCCCCTCCACCTTCACTTCAAGGCCGGCCTATTGGACGACACCAAATCCTGCATATCTGATACCGTCCCATGACCGATTCCATCATGAGGTCAATCGTCGACTGAAGCCCGACGTGACAATGTCATGCTAGTGACACAAGAACCGTCTCCAACAAATAGCCTCATGGCGCTACTCCTCGCCCTCACCCATGAATAGTAAAGGAAACATATCGAGATCGATATGTGAAACACAAGAAACGAACACCCAACCTCCAACCCTGGACCAAGCTTCTCCCATAGTCTGGATCAATATAGCCTCTCCCGGGCCAGAGACGTAGCGACGAAAGGCGCTGGCGTTTGGCCGAGAGAGAAGCTAGAAAGTTGTTGGGTTTCTCTCTTGCGGCACGTTCTTTTAAGGGTTCGGGACTTCGGGCCCTCTAGATTTTAATTAATTGTATTTTAACTATTTTTATAAAAATTGTATTGCAAAAAAATTAAAATAAAAAAAAGGCGAGATCAGAAAATTTTCTTTGTTTGAATAGTGGGTGCCAAATTGAAATTGCACACATTGTTTGGGCTTAAAGTGAAATTAATTGCTTTTATTTTAGGAAAATAAGCTATATCAACCATCTTAACCACGCGTGTGATGATCGGACAAACTTCCTTCGTTGGACACCATCTTCTTCTTCTCTTCTATCCATCTGGCTCTTTCTCCCTTTCTCCTCTCTTTCTTAGGGTTTGGTCTCTTCAATCTTTCTCTACACCTCTTCATCCAAACCCTCTCAAATTCATTCCAGTCCTCAATCAAATCGGAAACCCGTTCACATAAAGATTCAATCTTTTCCTTTCCTTCTCTGAAACACATAAAAAAAAAATTGAGGGTTTTGCATCCAATTATGAATATAATCTCGTCCTCACCGCTGGTCGTCTCCGCCGTCGTCATCTTCGAGCTTGAGAATCTTCGTGTCTTCGGTCCCGGATTGAATCCCTACTGCATCGCCAATCACTCTCGCTAAATTGTTTTCTTTTCGTTTTCTTTTTTCCTAAACTTGTTTTCAATCCCTTTTCTAATTTCCAGTGGTTTCCCTACAAATCATGTAAATCTTTGAGTCTTTAGTCTTGAAAATCTTGAATCTTGAATTTGGTTTCTTGAATAGAAGAAGAGGTCAAAGACTTGGTTTGGTGTGTTTATCTTTGTTTTGGGTGTATAAGTAAATAGAAGCTATGCTGCGAGAGCAGGAGCGAGGGTCGCTCAGGCGGAGCTTGTCGAGGAGGCGGTCGTTTCGGTCTGGGTTGGGTATGGATGACAGAGGCTGGACTCTGCTGCATATCGGTTCTCGCAAGGGTGATCTGAAACAGGTAATTTTTGGAAGCTCATTATGTGAATGTTGTGAGCTGTAGCAAAGGTTGCTAGTTGTTTGGATATTGAGATGTTATTAAGCAAAATTGATGTTGAAAACTATTGTGAATGCTCGAATGTGGTAATGCTTTGGTGAGAGAGAGGGCAAGGATATGGGGTGAGCAATACCCAATTGAGTTATTGAGATATCAGTAAGCAAATTCATGTCCAAATAGAGTTATAGAGATATCAGTAAGCAAATTCATGTTGTAAACTATTGTGAAACTCAAATAGGATAATGCTTTGATGATAGAGGGCAGGGATATTGCGTGAACAGTACCCAATAGGGTTGGCTAAATAGGATATTTGCTGCCAGGCATTGTTTAGATACAGCAAGAATGATATACTTCTTAGGTGGAGGTTATGTTATATCAAGTGAACTTTGTAGGGCATATAATATCATGGTTTGGTTCATGCCCTGGAATTCTCAATTGGATATGAACCACAGTTTATAACTAGTTCATCCTAAGCGAGTATTTTGATTGCTGACAGGAAGTTTTTGGACGAAACTTATCAATCAATCTAATCATCACTTGTGATTATTCATCTAAATTAGCTAAGTTTCAAGTCATGGGAATATGTGAAAGCCATCTTAATGTTAATTGAGATAACATTGAGCGGAATGAATGGCTCAGTGACGATCAAAATTGTTTACTGTTGTATTTTTCATGTACTCTTTGAAATCTATATTTCTATAGTTGGGTGAAAGTTTTATGTTGTAATAGTTTTATTATTTTGCTTGGTAGCATGTTCGGATGTTCCTGCCAACTGGATTTAGTATTAGGTTCTTTATCAGTTTATCTTTTCTTTTATTTGTTCATGCGATAGCAAGTTTAATGGTTGTTCATGACCTTGTCATTGCGAATGATATTCTATTGTTCTCTAGAATGCTAGACTATGACTTTGAAAATCCGAACTTTATGATGTCGTACACCTATTTACTGGTATATAAATCAGGAGTTTTATACAGTTGCCTGAAAACACTTGAAGCACTTAAAAATTTTAGAAGTTGTGAACTTTAAGTTCTGATAATTTTAAACCAGAAAGTTTTTAATCAGAGTCGGAGTGAAAGCTGTGAAGTTTTTCTGAAATCCCATTGTTTTCTCGAGTCAGCCAAAGATCAGGCCTAGGAGAACATAAAGTATAGATCTTGAAGGACTTCTGCACACATTTTTGGCTGATTTTTCCGTGTTTTGGTCCAAGACAAAAGTCTTGGACCTTCCACTCCCTAGAACCTGTTTTCATTATTCTTCTATATGTTACCTATAAAAGCTGGGATTTTTCTTTGGCTCTTTTTGTCTTTTCCTCCGGACATGTGTTGACCATAGCCCCTTGATTAAACTCTAAGCTTCCTTTAAATAAATTGAAATCCAACCTTTGCTTTCCTTTGAACTTTCTGTCACCTACTTGAGGATCCAAGTCATAAGTTAATTTCTATTTGGTCTCTAATCATTTCAAACTTTTCTGTTCATTCAATTCTTTGGGCAGGTGAGGCGACTTCTTGACGAGGGAATGGATGTGAATGTTGCTGCTTGGGGTCCCAAATCTAAAGGGATTACCCCACTTCACCTTGCGGCTGAGGGTGGCCATGTTGAGGTCATGGATGAGTTGCTTGAGCGTGGTGCTAATATTGATGCCAGAACTAAGGGTGCTTGCGGCTGTAAGTAACTTGGCTCGTTTCCCTTTCTTTTTCTGTATTTTTTGTTTTGATTGATATAAAACGTTGGTCAAAATATATCATATGCTGATGGATGCTTTCTTGTATTCATGAAAACAGGGACTCCGCTTCACAATGCAGCCAAAGAGAGGAGGAGGGAAGCAGTCAAATTTCTAGTAGAGAATGGGGCATTCTTGCCAGATGACATG encodes the following:
- the LOC101306431 gene encoding ankyrin-2-like, whose amino-acid sequence is MLREQERGSLRRSLSRRRSFRSGLGMDDRGWTLLHIGSRKGDLKQVRRLLDEGMDVNVAAWGPKSKGITPLHLAAEGGHVEVMDELLERGANIDARTKGACGWTPLHNAAKERRREAVKFLVENGAFLPDDMYDCRFNPPLHYCPGLEWAYEEMKRLQIETSSSGDSSYSSES